The DNA region GTGTTCGCGCACGCCACCGAAAAGCGCTCGCTGACCGACGCGCTGGACGGTGCCGATGTGTTTGTCGGCCTGTCCGGTCCGAACCTGTTGAGCGCTGAAAACCTCAAGCTGATGGCCAAGGACCCGATCGTGTTCGCTTGCTCGAACCCTGATCCGGAAATTTCCCCGGAACTGGCTCATGCCACCCGTAGCGATGTGATCATGGCAACTGGCCGTTCGGACTACCCGAACCAGGTCAACAACGTGCTGGGCTTCCCGTTCATCTTCCGTGGTGCTCTGGACGTTCGCGCCAAGCGCATCAACGAAGAAATGAAAATCGCTGCGGCCAACGCCCTGCGTGAACTGGCCAAGCTGCCGGTGCCTCAGGAAGTCTGCGACGCCTACGGCGGCATCAAACTGGAATTCGGTCGTGAGTACATCATCCCGAAACCAATGGACACCCGCCTGCTGGGCCTGATCGCCGACGCGGTCGCCAAGGCTGCCATCGAAAGCGGCGTTGCCACCCTGCCGTATCCGAAGCACTACCCGCTGACCAGCGTGGACGACGTGTTCAACGGCTGATCCATGAAGCAATAAAAAACCCCTGCAGCGCTGCAGGGGTTTTTTTATGCCTGGCGTTTGGCTCGTCGCCGCACACCTCTCGCTCTAGCTCCGTCACTCAAGATCGGACGCGGAGCGTCCAGAACGGCATGCCGACGCAGAGCGTCGCACGATAGTTGAGATTCCACCTATCGTTCCTCACGCTCCAGCGTGGGAATGCCTTAGGTGACGCTCTGCGTCACAAATCTGCGCCGCGCCGTAGAGTCAGGATCGGAGGCAGAGCGTCCAGAACGGCATGCCGACGCGGAGCGTCGCACGATAGTTGAGATTCCACTATCGTTCCTCACGCTCCAGCGTGGGAACGCCTTGGGTGACGCTCTGCGTCACAAATCTGCGCCGCGCCGCGCCGCGCCGCGCCGCAGAGTCAGGGTCGGACGCGGAGCGTCCAGAACGGCATGCCGACGCAGAGCGTCGCACGATAGTTGAGATTCCACCTATCGTTCCTCACGCTCCAGCGCGGGAACGCCTTGGGTGACGCTCTGCGTCACAAATCTGCGCCGCGCCGCAGAGTCAGGATCGGACGCGGGGCGTCCAGAACTACATACCGACGCGGAGCATCGGCACGATAGGTTCAGTCACCACTGGCCTCTCCCACACTGCGTCACACGTCTGTGTATCAGAACAGATCTATAGGGGCGGACTCGTCTGCTGGCAGTGGGCTGCCGGGGGCGCTGCTGCCGCCCAGTTCGTTGACGCTAGGTGGCGTGTCTTCGCTCTTGAACAGTTCGAAGAATGCATTCGGCGTGCTTGGCGTGGCAGCGCGACCACTCAATGGGTCGACCCGCAGGCTGAGGATACCGTCTGGTTCTGCTTGCTGGTGCGGCGGCTTGTCCTTGAGCGCAGCGCTCATGTAGTCCATCCAGATCGGCAGCGAAACCGTACCGCCAAACTCATGACGTCCCAGGCTCTCGGGTTGGTCGAAGCCACTCCACACCGTCGTGACATAGTCCGCGTTGTAGCCGGAGAACCACGCATCCTTGGAGTCGTTGGTGGTACCGGTCTTGCCTGCGATGTCCGGGCGATTCATGGACAGCGCGCGACGACCCGTGCCGCGCTTGATCACGTCCTGCAGCATGCTGTTCAGAATGTACGTCGTGCGGCCATCCACGATGCGCTCTGCAAAGGCAGGCGCTTGCGGTTCAGCCGGCGTGCCCGGTGCAGTGGTTGCCACGCTCGGAGCGTCGTGTACGGCAAAGGTCGACGTATTCGGCGCGGTCTTGACGTCGTTGGCCGGAACGCTTGGCGGGTTGGCGACGAACAGCGTCTGGCCGTCACGGTTCTCGATGGTCTGGATCAGATAAGGACTGACCTTGTAGCCGCCGTTGGCAAAGGTCGCCCAGCCGGTCGCGATTTCCATCGGGGTCAGGGTTGCCGTACCGAGGGCCAGTGACAGGTTGCGCGGCAGATCCTGTTTCGAGAAGCCGAAGCGAGTGATGTAATCGATGGTGCTGTCGATGCCCAGTGCCTGAAGCAGACGGATCGACACCAGGTTACGCGACTTGTACAGCGCTTCCCGCAGGCGGATCGGGCCGAGGAACGTGTTGGTGTCGTTTTTCGGACGCCATACCTTGTCCAGATATTCGTCGACGAACACGATAGGGGCGTCGTTCACCAGGCTTGAAGCGGTGTAGCCGTTATCGAGTGCGGCACTGTAGATGAACGGCTTGAAGCTGGAGCCCGGCTGACGCTTGGCCTGCATGGCCCGGTTGTAGTTGCTCTGCTCGAACGCGAAACCGCCCACCAGCGCCCGAATGGCGCCATTCTGCGGATCAAGCGACACCAGTGCGCTTTGCGCGACGGGAATTTGACTGAATTTCAGCGAGCCATCGTCCTGACGCAGCAAGCGAACCAAATCGCCAACCTTTGCAACGTCGCCCGGCTGCTTGGGATTGGCGCCCAGGCTGTTGGTATTCAGATAAGGACGCGCCCACTTCATGGTGGCCCAGTCGACGGTTTCTTCCTTTTCGCCGTTGCGGGTCAGCACGCGCAACCCGGTCTTGTCGACCTGGGTGACGATGGCAGGCTCAAGGCCGTTGATCGTGCGTTGCTTGGTGAGTTCCTGTACCCAGTTGGCGCGGGTCATGCCAGCGAAGCGGCTTTCCGGCCCGCGATAGCCATGACGCTGGTCGTAATCGATCAGGCCCTGCTGGATAGCCTTGTTAGCGTGTTCCTGCAAGTCGCTCGGCACCGTGGTGGTGACGCGGAAGCCCTCTGTATAGGCCTCGCTGCCATAACGGCCGACCATTTCCGCACGCGCCATTTCAGCGATGTACGGCGCATTCACTTCCGGCGTAGGAACGTGGTAGCTGGCGTTGAGCGGCTCGTTCAGTGCGGCCTGGTAAGCGGTCTGGTCGATCTTGCCCAGGCGGAACATGCGTCCGAGGATCCAGTCGCGGCGTTCCTTGGCACGGGTCGGGTTGGCCAGCGGGTTGAAACGTGACGGTGCCTTGGGCAGACCGGCAATCATGGCCATTTGCGCAAGGCTTACATCGCGAATCGATTTGCCATAGTAGACTTGCGCCGCTGCCTCGATACCGTAGGCCCGGTTACCCAGATAAATCTTGTTCACGTACAGCTCGAGAATCTCGTCCTTGGTGAGTTGGCGCTCGATTTGCAAGGCAAGCAGGATCTCGGTGGTTTTACGTGAAAAGCTTCTTTCGCTGGTCAGGAAAAAGTTCTTCGCGACCTGCATGGTGATGGTACTGCCGCCCGATTGAATGTGACCGCTCTTGACCAATTGCGAGGCGGCGCGCATCAGGCTGCCTGGATCGACACCGTAGTGATTGGCGAAATTGTCATCTTCGGCTGATAGCAGTGCATTGATGAAGTTGGGCGGGATTTCGGCAAAGCGAATCGGCGTGCGGCGCATTTCGCCGAATTCGGCAATCAGCTTGCCGTCGCTGCTGAACACGCGCAGGGGGATCTGCAGCTGGATGCTTCGCAGCGCCTCAACGGATGGCAGGGTCGGGCTCAGGTAGAGAAACGCGCCGCTCAGGCCGAGTAACAGCGAGCAGAAGACCGCGACGAGGGACCACCACAAAAACTTCAGCAGGCGTATCAAGGCTTTTGGATTTCCAGAAAAAATAATGGGTTAAGCGCAGGCATTTACAAATGAACATGCCTTGAAGCTTTGTTAAACGAAAAAAACGCTGGGCATTATAAGCATTTTTCGTCCCCAAGCGTGATTTGCGCTACTGTCAAGACTGTCGGCAGTGGCGTTGACCCGAAATAACTCCGTAAGTGGCGGAAACTCATAGGAATCAGGTTGTGTTCGGACTCTTCAACAAGAAGGCCAATACCCTTCTAGGGATCGATATTAGCTCCACCTCGGTAAAACTCCTGGAATTGAGTCGCTCCGGCACCCGTTACAAGGTCGAGTCCTACGCAGTCGAGCCGTTACCGGCCAACGCTGTCGTCGAAAAGAATATTGCCGAACTCGAAGGGGTTGGCCAGGCGCTGTCTCGCGTACTGGTAAAGGCCAAGACCAGTGTCAAGATTGTGGCGGTGGCAGTGGCCGGTTCTGCGGTGATCACCAAAACCATCGAGATGGACGCCGGTCTTTCCGACGACGACATGGAAAACCAGCTCAAGCTCGAAGCCGACCAGTACATTCCTTATCCGCTTGAAGAAGTCGCCATCGATTTTGAAGTGCAGGGCTACTCGGTTCGCAACCCCGAGCGTGTCGAGGTCCTGCTGGCGGCTTGCCGCAAGGAAAACGTCGAAGTACGCGAAGCTGCACTGGCGCTGGCCGGGTTGACGGCGCGCGTCGTGGACGTTGAGGCCTATGCGCTGGAGCGCTCGTTCGGCCTGCTGGCTGCGCAACTGGGCAACGGTCACGACGAACTGACTGTGGCCGTGGTGGACATTGGCGCGACCATGACCACCCTGAGCGTGCTGCACCATGGCCGGATCATCTATACCCGCGAGCAACTGTTCGGCGGCCGCCAATTGACTGACGAGATTCAGCGCCGCTATGGCCTGTCCATGGAAGAGGCCGGGCTCGCCAAGAAACAGGGCGGGCTGCCCGACGATTATGTCAGCGAAGTGCTCGACCCGTTCAAGGATGCACTGGTGCAACAGGTCTCTCGCTCGTTGCAGTTCTTTTTTGCAGCCGGGCAATACAACTCGGTGGATCACATCATGCTGGCAGGCGGTACGGCTTCCATTTCCGGGCTGGAGCATCTGATCCAGCGACGCATCGGCACGCCGACCATGGTCGCCAACCCGTTTGCCGACATGGCCTTGAGCGCCAAGGTCAACGCCGGAGCACTGGCCAGTGACGCCCCGGCCCTGATGATCGCGTGCGGTCTGGCGTTGAGGAGCTTCGACTGATGGCGCGGATCAACTTATTACCGTGGCGTGAAGAGCTTCGCGAAGAACGCAAAAAGCGCTTTCTGACGGCGTTGGTCGGCGTGCTGGTGGTGTCGGTCAGCATCCTGTTTCTGATCGACCGCTACGTCAGCAACGCCATCGAGCATCAGATGGCGCGTAACGCGTTTCTGCAGACCCAGATCGCCCAGCTGGATATCCGCATCAAGGAGATCAGCGATCTGAAGGCGCGCCGCAAGCAATTGCTGGAGCGCATGAAGATCATCCAGGACCTGCAAGGCAACCGGCCAGTCACGGGTCGGGTGTTCGATCAATTGGCGCGCACCCTGCCGGACGGCGTCTATTACTCGCAGGTCAAAATGACCAACAAGCTGATTGCCATCAATGGTGCTGCCGAATCCAACAACCGGGTTTCTGACCTGATGCGCAACCTTGAAGCCTCGGACTGGCTGGAAGCGCCCAGCCTGACCGAGGTCAAGGCCACCACTGCCGGTGCCGTGGATCAGGCCAACGTGTTTCAGTTGACCGTGCGTCAGACCCAACCTCCGGTTGTCGCTGCCGAAGGAGCCAAGCCATGAACATGTCCGAATGGCTGGACGGGCTTCGCAAGATCGATGTGAGCGAACTGGATCTGAACAACCTCGGCTCATGGCCGGCGGCGGTCAAGGCGATTGCCGGGCTGCTGGTGGCGATACTGATTTTTGCGCTGGGCTACTTTTTCTTCATTCAGGACCTGGAGACCCAGCTCGACAGTGCGCAGGCTGGCGAAATGACGCTCAGGGAGCAGTATTCCAACAAGGCGTTCCAGGCCGCCAACCTGGAGCCTTACAAGAAGCAGATGGAAGAGATGGAAAACACCTTTGGTGCGCTGCTGCGGCAACTGCCCAGCGACACCGAAGTGCCCGGTCTGCTTGAGGACATTACCCGCACCGGCCTGGGAAGCGGCCTTGAATTCGAAGAGATCAAGCTGTTACCCGAGGCGGTCCAGCAGTTCTATATCGAGCTGCCGATACAGATCACGGTGGTCGGCGGCTATCACGATCTGGCGACTTTTGTCAGTGGCGTCGCCAGCCTGCCGCGCATCGTCACGCTGCATGATTTCGAGATCAAGCCGGTCGATCCCAAGGTTCCGACCAAGTTGCGCATGAGCATTCTGGCCAAGACTTACCGCTACAACGATGAAGGGCTGAAGAAATGAGGGCGGCGCGATTGTTGTGCGTCAGTATGGTTCTGGCCGGGCTGGCAGGGTGTGGCAGCGACAATGATTTTGCCGACCTGACTGCATTCATGGAGCAGGTCAAGGCCCGGCCGAGCGGCACTATCGAGCCCCTGCCGAAATTTCGGCCGTATGAAGCATTTACCTATAACGCCGCGGCTCTGCGCAGCCCGTTTCAGCCGCCAGTCAAGATTGACCTGCTGAATCGGCAAAAAGGCACGCGGCTGGTGGCACCGGATGAAAACCGGGTTAAGCAGTTCCTTGAAGGGTTCAACATCGAGTCGTTCGAGATGGTCGGCACGATTGGCAACGGGTCGGGTACGTTCGCCCTGTTGCGCGGCGCCGGGGGCGTTCATCGCGTCAAGGTGGGAGATTACCTGGGCCGCAATAACGGACGGGTTGTGTCGGTCGGCGATGCGCAGGTCGATGTCATCGAAATTGTTCCTGACGGTGAGGGGGCCTGGCTGGAAAGGCCGCGCACCATCCAGCTCAAGGAACGCTCATGAAGTGGGCAAGGCCAAGTATGCACAGTAGCGCTCAACGGAAATTGATCATGACCCGGATTCTCTCGATTATCGGCGCGTCGTTATGCATCGCGATGCTGTCTCCGGTTGTCCAGGCGGCCACCCTCAAGACCCTGGATGTCGCCGCGTTGCCGGGTGACCGTATCGAACTCAAGCTGTCGTTCGACGCACCGGTGCCAGCCCCGCGTGGCTACACCACTGCGCAACCGGCGCGTATCGCGCTGGACCTGCCCGGGGTGACCAGCCAGCTGGAGACCAAGAGTCGTGAGCTGGGCACCGGCAACGCGCGCAGCGTTGTGGTGGTGCAGGCTCAGGATCGCACGCGGGTGATCATCAACCTGACGACGCTGTCGCCTTACAGCTCTCGGGTCGACGGTAACAATCTGTTCGTGGTCATCGGTCAGGGCGCAACCGCGGCCCAGGCTTCCCAGCCAAGCACCGCGATGGGCGCATCCCGAGTGGCAGTGCCACCGCCCACGCCTGCGTCCGCCAGACCTTTTGTCCCTGCCGGTGCCAAGGCCATCAGGAATATCGACTTTCAGCGCGGCGAGCTGGGCGAAGGCAACGTGGTCATCGACCTGAGCAACGCCAATATTGCGCCTGATATTCAGGAGCAGGGCGGCAAGATTCGCGTGGACTTCGCCAAGACATTGCTGCCCGAGCCGTTGCGCGTCCGGCTCGACGTCAAGGACTTCGCAACGCCGGTGCAGTTCGTCAGTGCTTCGGCCGCAGGCGACAAAGCGAGCATTCTGATCGAGCCGTCGGGCGCATTCGACTACTCGGCGTTTCAGACCGAAAACAAGCTGACCATCAGTGTGCGTCCGCTGACCCACGAAGACATGGACCGGCGTGCCGCCGACAAGCCGGTGTATACCGGCGAAAAGCTCTCGCTGAATTTCCAGGACATTGACGTGCGCTCGGTGCTGCAACTGATCGCCGATTTCACCAACCTCAATCTGGTCGCCAGTGACACGGTTCAGGGCGGCATCACCCTGCGCCTGCAGAACGTGCCCTGGGATCAGGCGCTGGATCTGGTGCTGAAAACCAAGGGGCTGGACAAGCGCAAGATCGGCAGCGTCCTGCTGGTCGCCCCGGCCGATGAAATTGCCGCCCGCGAACGTCAGGAACTGGAATCGCTCAAGCAGATCGCCGAGCTGGCGCCGTTGCGTCGCGAGCTGTTGCAGGTCAACTACGCCAAGGCTGCTGACATCGCCAAGCTGTTCCAGTCGGTGACCAGTGCCGAGTCCAAGACGGACGAGCGTGGCTCGATCACGGTCGATGACCGGACCAACAACATCATTGCCTACCAGACCCAGGACCGTCTCGACGAGCTGCGGCGCATCGTTTCGCAGCTGGATATTCCGGTGCGTCAGGTGATGATCGAAGCGCGCATCGTTGAGGCCAACGTCGATTACGACAAAGAGCTGGGGGTGCGCTGGGGTGGCGCGACGAACACCAGCGGCAGCAGCAACTGGTCGACGGGCACCTCAACGGGCGGCTCCACGGCCAACAGCTCAACGTTTGTGGATATGGGCGCTGCCAACGCCACCTCCGGAATCGGCCTTGGCTTCCTGACCAACAACACGATGCTGGACCTTGAGTTGACTGCGATGGAAAAGACCGGCAACGGTGAAATCGTCTCCCAGCCCAAGGTGGTCACGTCCGACAAGGAAACCGCCAAGATCCTCAAGGGCACCGAGGTTCCGTATCAGGAATCCAGCTCCAGCGGCGCCACCACCGTCAGCTTCAAGGAAGCGTCTCTGTCGCTTGAAGTCACCCCGCAGATTACCCCCGACAACCGCATCATCATGGAGGTCAAAGTCACCAAGGATGAGCCCGATTACGTGAATGCGGTGCTGGGCGTCCCGCCGATCAAGAAAAACGAAGTCAACGCCAAAGTGCTGATTTCCGACGGTGAAACCATCGTGATTGGTGGTGTGTTCTCGAATACGCAAAGTAAAAGTGTGGATAAAGTGCCATTTCTTGGCGATGTACCGTATCTTGGCCGGCTTTTCCGGCGCGATGTGGTATCCGAGTCCAAATCCGAGCTGTTGGTATTTCTGACTCCGCGTATCATGAACAACCAGGCGATTTCTGTGAGTCGTTGATTTTGTGCGAAATTTAATACTTGTGGGGCCGATGGGTGCTGGCAAGAGCACCATCGGCCGCTTGCTTGCCAAAGAGCTGCGACTGCCGTTCAAGGATTCCGACAAGGAAATCGAGCTGCGTACAGGCGCCAACATCCCCTGGATCTTCGACAAGGAAGGCGAGCCGGGTTTTCGTGATCGCGAGCAAGCCATGATTGCCGAGCTGTGCGAGGCCGATGGCGTGGTTCTGGCGACCGGTGGTGGCGCGGTGATGCGCAGCGAAAACCGTCAGGCGCTAAGAGCCGGCGGGCGAGTGGTGTACCTGCATGCTTCTATCGAACAGCAAGTCGGGCGCACGGCGCGTGACCGCAATCGTCCTTTGCTGCGGACCGCCGATCCGGCGCGGGTATTGAGCGAGCTGCTGGCCATTCGCGATCCGCTGTACCGCGAAATAGCCGATCTGGTGATCCAAACCGATGAGCGGCCACCCCGAATGGTCGTTCTCGAGATACTTGCGCGTCTGGCAGAGCTTCCTCCCCGTTAAAGCGCAGACGAAAATGCGCTATCCTCGTCGACCATAAAAACAGCGACGGTGCATGGCCTGGCGCCATGACCTGCTGAAGCGCACCATCGTGCAACCGGTAATCAATGTGGGGACACATGCAGACACTTAAGGTCGAGCTGGGTGAGCGTAGCTACCCGATCCATATAGGCGAAGGCCTGCTGGATCAGCCTGAACTCCTGACCCCGCACATCGTCGGGCGTCAGGTGGCTATCGTTTCCAACACGACAGTGGCACCGCTGTATCTGGAGCGTCTGACCCGGACCCTGGCCGGTTACAACGTTTTGCCGATTGTCTTGCCGGATGGCGAGGCGTTCAAGAACTGGGAAACCCTGCAAACCATTTTCGATGGCCTGCTCACCGCTCGCCACGATCGCCGTACCACAGTGATTGCACTGGGCGGCGGGGTGATCGGCGATATGGCAGGTTTTGCTGCCGCCTGTTATCAGCGCGGCGTGAACTTCATTCAGATTCCTACCACGCTGTTGTCCCAGGTGGACTCGTCGGTGGGCGGCAAGACCGGTATCAACCACCCGCTGGGCAAGAACATGGTGGGTGCCTTCTATCAGCCGAGTGTCGTGCTGATCGATACCACCTCGCTCAACACCCTGCCCGAGCGTGAACTGTCCGCCGGGCTGGCAGAAGTCATCAAGTACGGCCTGATCTGCGACGAGCCGTTCCTGACCTGGCTCGAAGAGCATGTCGACGCTCTGCGCGGCCTGGATCAGGCTGCCCTGACGGTTGCCATCGAGCGCTCCTGCGCGGCCAAGGCGCTGGTGGTCGGTGCCGACGAACGTGAGTCCGGTATTCGCGCCACATTGAACCTGGGTCACACATTCGGCCACGCCATCGAGACGCATATGGGCTATGGTGTCTGGCTGCATGGCGAGGCGGTGGCTGCCGGCACGGTCATGGCGCTGGAAATGTCCTCGCGCCTGGGCTGGATCAGCACTCAAGAGCGGGATCGCGGCATTCGTCTGTTTCAGCGTGCCGGGTTGCC from Pseudomonas syringae includes:
- a CDS encoding pilus assembly protein PilM, with the translated sequence MFGLFNKKANTLLGIDISSTSVKLLELSRSGTRYKVESYAVEPLPANAVVEKNIAELEGVGQALSRVLVKAKTSVKIVAVAVAGSAVITKTIEMDAGLSDDDMENQLKLEADQYIPYPLEEVAIDFEVQGYSVRNPERVEVLLAACRKENVEVREAALALAGLTARVVDVEAYALERSFGLLAAQLGNGHDELTVAVVDIGATMTTLSVLHHGRIIYTREQLFGGRQLTDEIQRRYGLSMEEAGLAKKQGGLPDDYVSEVLDPFKDALVQQVSRSLQFFFAAGQYNSVDHIMLAGGTASISGLEHLIQRRIGTPTMVANPFADMALSAKVNAGALASDAPALMIACGLALRSFD
- the aroK gene encoding shikimate kinase AroK produces the protein MRNLILVGPMGAGKSTIGRLLAKELRLPFKDSDKEIELRTGANIPWIFDKEGEPGFRDREQAMIAELCEADGVVLATGGGAVMRSENRQALRAGGRVVYLHASIEQQVGRTARDRNRPLLRTADPARVLSELLAIRDPLYREIADLVIQTDERPPRMVVLEILARLAELPPR
- the aroB gene encoding 3-dehydroquinate synthase yields the protein MQTLKVELGERSYPIHIGEGLLDQPELLTPHIVGRQVAIVSNTTVAPLYLERLTRTLAGYNVLPIVLPDGEAFKNWETLQTIFDGLLTARHDRRTTVIALGGGVIGDMAGFAAACYQRGVNFIQIPTTLLSQVDSSVGGKTGINHPLGKNMVGAFYQPSVVLIDTTSLNTLPERELSAGLAEVIKYGLICDEPFLTWLEEHVDALRGLDQAALTVAIERSCAAKALVVGADERESGIRATLNLGHTFGHAIETHMGYGVWLHGEAVAAGTVMALEMSSRLGWISTQERDRGIRLFQRAGLPVVPPQDMTEDNFLEHMAIDKKVIDGRLRLVLLRQIGEAVITDDYPKEVLQATLVADYRALVDQLRG
- the pilO gene encoding type 4a pilus biogenesis protein PilO, whose protein sequence is MNMSEWLDGLRKIDVSELDLNNLGSWPAAVKAIAGLLVAILIFALGYFFFIQDLETQLDSAQAGEMTLREQYSNKAFQAANLEPYKKQMEEMENTFGALLRQLPSDTEVPGLLEDITRTGLGSGLEFEEIKLLPEAVQQFYIELPIQITVVGGYHDLATFVSGVASLPRIVTLHDFEIKPVDPKVPTKLRMSILAKTYRYNDEGLKK
- the pilP gene encoding type 4a pilus biogenesis lipoprotein PilP, with protein sequence MRAARLLCVSMVLAGLAGCGSDNDFADLTAFMEQVKARPSGTIEPLPKFRPYEAFTYNAAALRSPFQPPVKIDLLNRQKGTRLVAPDENRVKQFLEGFNIESFEMVGTIGNGSGTFALLRGAGGVHRVKVGDYLGRNNGRVVSVGDAQVDVIEIVPDGEGAWLERPRTIQLKERS
- the pilQ gene encoding type IV pilus secretin PilQ, with translation MTRILSIIGASLCIAMLSPVVQAATLKTLDVAALPGDRIELKLSFDAPVPAPRGYTTAQPARIALDLPGVTSQLETKSRELGTGNARSVVVVQAQDRTRVIINLTTLSPYSSRVDGNNLFVVIGQGATAAQASQPSTAMGASRVAVPPPTPASARPFVPAGAKAIRNIDFQRGELGEGNVVIDLSNANIAPDIQEQGGKIRVDFAKTLLPEPLRVRLDVKDFATPVQFVSASAAGDKASILIEPSGAFDYSAFQTENKLTISVRPLTHEDMDRRAADKPVYTGEKLSLNFQDIDVRSVLQLIADFTNLNLVASDTVQGGITLRLQNVPWDQALDLVLKTKGLDKRKIGSVLLVAPADEIAARERQELESLKQIAELAPLRRELLQVNYAKAADIAKLFQSVTSAESKTDERGSITVDDRTNNIIAYQTQDRLDELRRIVSQLDIPVRQVMIEARIVEANVDYDKELGVRWGGATNTSGSSNWSTGTSTGGSTANSSTFVDMGAANATSGIGLGFLTNNTMLDLELTAMEKTGNGEIVSQPKVVTSDKETAKILKGTEVPYQESSSSGATTVSFKEASLSLEVTPQITPDNRIIMEVKVTKDEPDYVNAVLGVPPIKKNEVNAKVLISDGETIVIGGVFSNTQSKSVDKVPFLGDVPYLGRLFRRDVVSESKSELLVFLTPRIMNNQAISVSR
- a CDS encoding PilN domain-containing protein, which encodes MARINLLPWREELREERKKRFLTALVGVLVVSVSILFLIDRYVSNAIEHQMARNAFLQTQIAQLDIRIKEISDLKARRKQLLERMKIIQDLQGNRPVTGRVFDQLARTLPDGVYYSQVKMTNKLIAINGAAESNNRVSDLMRNLEASDWLEAPSLTEVKATTAGAVDQANVFQLTVRQTQPPVVAAEGAKP
- a CDS encoding penicillin-binding protein 1A — translated: MRLLKFLWWSLVAVFCSLLLGLSGAFLYLSPTLPSVEALRSIQLQIPLRVFSSDGKLIAEFGEMRRTPIRFAEIPPNFINALLSAEDDNFANHYGVDPGSLMRAASQLVKSGHIQSGGSTITMQVAKNFFLTSERSFSRKTTEILLALQIERQLTKDEILELYVNKIYLGNRAYGIEAAAQVYYGKSIRDVSLAQMAMIAGLPKAPSRFNPLANPTRAKERRDWILGRMFRLGKIDQTAYQAALNEPLNASYHVPTPEVNAPYIAEMARAEMVGRYGSEAYTEGFRVTTTVPSDLQEHANKAIQQGLIDYDQRHGYRGPESRFAGMTRANWVQELTKQRTINGLEPAIVTQVDKTGLRVLTRNGEKEETVDWATMKWARPYLNTNSLGANPKQPGDVAKVGDLVRLLRQDDGSLKFSQIPVAQSALVSLDPQNGAIRALVGGFAFEQSNYNRAMQAKRQPGSSFKPFIYSAALDNGYTASSLVNDAPIVFVDEYLDKVWRPKNDTNTFLGPIRLREALYKSRNLVSIRLLQALGIDSTIDYITRFGFSKQDLPRNLSLALGTATLTPMEIATGWATFANGGYKVSPYLIQTIENRDGQTLFVANPPSVPANDVKTAPNTSTFAVHDAPSVATTAPGTPAEPQAPAFAERIVDGRTTYILNSMLQDVIKRGTGRRALSMNRPDIAGKTGTTNDSKDAWFSGYNADYVTTVWSGFDQPESLGRHEFGGTVSLPIWMDYMSAALKDKPPHQQAEPDGILSLRVDPLSGRAATPSTPNAFFELFKSEDTPPSVNELGGSSAPGSPLPADESAPIDLF